In Burkholderia gladioli, a genomic segment contains:
- a CDS encoding cupin codes for MLDKTPAPTLQLDDERAMRDAEYFEYTSSANPIGAKLISRVPYRSFPASLYDSGPTRIVPLDLSAELGCDYPATGPDLMANFVRIVAGEQLSVDPNATSLVFYVLEGAGSVAQRDSAFRFAQGDFFSLPGGAPATLSADSTARLYYVNDAPLLDYLGTRVANPRFEPTLYPAARAKEELDKVASAPGAALRNRVSVLLGNRHFPQTRTVTHSMWAMFGVIAANSVQKPHRHQSIALDFIPACRPGVYTLVGTELDEAGNIVDPVRVDWTPGMAFVTPPGYWHAHFNESNDVAYVIPLQDAGLQTYLRALDIRFAR; via the coding sequence ATGCTCGACAAGACCCCCGCCCCCACGCTGCAACTCGACGACGAACGCGCGATGCGCGACGCCGAGTATTTCGAATACACCTCGTCGGCGAACCCGATCGGCGCGAAGCTGATTTCGCGCGTGCCGTATCGCAGCTTCCCCGCCTCGCTCTACGACAGCGGCCCGACGCGCATCGTGCCGCTGGATCTGTCGGCCGAACTCGGCTGCGACTACCCGGCGACGGGTCCGGACCTGATGGCGAACTTCGTGCGCATCGTCGCGGGCGAGCAACTCAGCGTCGACCCGAACGCGACCTCGCTGGTGTTCTACGTGCTCGAGGGCGCCGGCTCGGTGGCGCAGCGCGACAGCGCGTTCCGCTTCGCGCAGGGCGATTTCTTCTCGCTGCCCGGCGGCGCGCCGGCAACGCTGAGCGCCGATTCCACCGCGCGCCTGTACTACGTGAACGACGCGCCGCTGCTCGACTATCTCGGCACGCGCGTCGCGAACCCGCGCTTCGAGCCGACGCTGTACCCGGCCGCGCGCGCGAAGGAGGAACTGGACAAGGTGGCGTCGGCACCGGGCGCCGCGCTGCGCAACCGCGTGAGCGTGTTGCTCGGCAACCGCCATTTCCCGCAGACGCGCACGGTCACGCATTCGATGTGGGCGATGTTCGGCGTGATCGCGGCCAACAGCGTGCAGAAGCCGCATCGCCACCAGTCGATCGCGCTCGACTTCATCCCCGCCTGTCGCCCGGGCGTGTACACGCTGGTGGGCACCGAGCTGGACGAGGCCGGCAACATCGTCGATCCGGTGCGCGTCGACTGGACGCCGGGCATGGCTTTCGTCACGCCGCCGGGCTACTGGCATGCGCACTTCAACGAGTCGAACGACGTGGCCTATGTGATTCCGCTGCAGGACGCGGGCTTGCAGACCTACCTGCGCGCGCTCGATATCCGCTTCGCGCGCTGA
- a CDS encoding DUF5615 family PIN-like protein — translation MNFFVDNNLPPALARALHALSENSGHRVVHLKDLFPPNTPDSDWIAALAREGGWSVVTHDKLNKGLEREALRRAGLIVFFLDRGWSSHKFWDKAYSLVRWWPRIVEQAEGMAGGAAFKVPYAFAGKGRFGQVIL, via the coding sequence ATGAACTTCTTTGTCGACAACAACTTGCCGCCTGCCCTGGCCAGAGCGCTGCATGCCTTGTCGGAAAACTCAGGGCATCGCGTCGTGCATTTGAAGGACCTGTTTCCGCCGAATACGCCCGATTCGGACTGGATCGCCGCGCTGGCAAGGGAAGGCGGGTGGTCGGTGGTCACCCACGACAAGCTGAACAAGGGGCTGGAGCGCGAAGCCCTGCGTCGTGCCGGCTTGATCGTGTTCTTCCTCGACCGAGGATGGTCGAGCCACAAATTCTGGGACAAGGCGTACTCCCTTGTGCGCTGGTGGCCGCGCATCGTCGAGCAAGCCGAAGGCATGGCCGGTGGCGCCGCTTTCAAGGTGCCCTACGCGTTCGCTGGCAAGGGACGGTTCGGGCAGGTGATCCTCTAG
- a CDS encoding YaeQ family protein — MALKSTIYKAELQIADMDRHYYGDHSLTVARHPSETDERMMVRIVAFALFAHERLEFCKGLSDTDEPDLWLKDLTGAIEAWIDIGQPDERRIAKASGRSGEVDVIAYGGRTSDIWWQGVRGKVERLRNVRVLSLLEGTAEALGALAERTMRLQCTIQDGTVWISSATHDPIAVEWTVLKPRGEG, encoded by the coding sequence ATGGCGCTCAAATCGACGATCTACAAGGCCGAACTGCAAATTGCCGACATGGATCGGCATTACTACGGCGATCATTCGCTGACGGTGGCCCGCCACCCGTCCGAAACGGACGAGCGGATGATGGTGCGCATCGTCGCCTTCGCGCTGTTCGCGCACGAACGGCTGGAGTTCTGCAAGGGGCTGTCCGATACCGACGAGCCCGACCTCTGGCTCAAGGACCTGACCGGCGCGATCGAGGCCTGGATCGACATCGGCCAGCCCGACGAGCGCCGCATCGCCAAGGCCAGCGGTCGCTCGGGCGAGGTGGACGTGATCGCCTACGGTGGCCGCACCTCGGACATCTGGTGGCAGGGCGTGCGCGGCAAGGTCGAGCGGCTGCGCAACGTGCGCGTGCTGTCGCTGCTGGAGGGCACGGCCGAGGCGCTCGGCGCGCTGGCCGAACGCACCATGCGCCTGCAATGCACGATCCAGGACGGCACGGTGTGGATCTCGAGCGCGACGCACGATCCGATCGCGGTCGAATGGACCGTGCTCAAGCCGCGCGGCGAGGGCTGA
- a CDS encoding LysR family transcriptional regulator: MDYFSAIRAFLHAAESGSFSKAADRIAVKTSTVSRYVSELERDLGIALFNRSTRGLVLTEGGRVFREHAQAVLAALDEAREATSSLNASPRGLLRVTMPRAFGLRHVIPHLPEFTARYPGIDIDAVLSDETVNLIDNGIDLAIRIGVLPDSQLIARRLAMHRRIVCASPGYLEQHGAPDSPAALAGHEVLRFPLMPDDRWWFAARAPRGEEQVDESIPVQLRGRLRADDTDALRQLAIAGCGIALLPVWALGHALRDGRLVHLLADWDVQTARTASAIWAVYPPKKTVSSKVRAFIDFYADRYARLVDWES; the protein is encoded by the coding sequence ATGGACTATTTCTCCGCGATCCGCGCCTTCCTGCATGCCGCCGAATCGGGCAGCTTCAGCAAGGCCGCCGACCGCATCGCCGTGAAGACCTCGACCGTATCGCGCTACGTGAGCGAGCTCGAGCGCGACCTCGGCATCGCGCTGTTCAACCGCTCCACGCGCGGGCTGGTGCTGACCGAAGGCGGCCGCGTGTTTCGCGAGCATGCGCAGGCCGTGCTGGCCGCGCTCGACGAGGCGCGCGAGGCGACGTCCTCCTTGAACGCCTCGCCGCGCGGGCTGCTGCGCGTGACCATGCCGCGCGCCTTCGGCCTGCGCCACGTGATCCCGCACCTGCCCGAATTCACCGCGCGCTATCCCGGCATCGATATCGACGCGGTGCTCAGCGACGAGACCGTCAACCTGATCGACAACGGCATCGACCTCGCGATCCGGATCGGCGTGCTGCCCGATTCGCAGCTGATCGCGCGGCGGCTGGCCATGCATCGACGCATCGTCTGCGCGAGCCCGGGCTACCTGGAACAGCACGGCGCGCCGGACTCGCCGGCGGCGCTCGCCGGGCACGAGGTGCTGCGCTTCCCGCTGATGCCGGACGATCGCTGGTGGTTCGCGGCACGCGCGCCGCGCGGCGAAGAGCAGGTCGACGAGTCGATCCCGGTGCAACTGCGCGGCCGACTGCGCGCCGACGATACCGACGCGCTGCGGCAGCTCGCGATCGCCGGCTGCGGCATCGCCCTGCTGCCGGTCTGGGCGCTGGGCCATGCCTTGCGCGACGGCCGGCTGGTGCATCTGCTGGCCGATTGGGACGTGCAGACGGCGCGAACCGCGTCGGCGATCTGGGCGGTTTATCCGCCGAAGAAGACGGTGTCGTCGAAGGTGCGCGCGTTCATCGATTTTTATGCCGATCGATATGCGCGGCTGGTCGACTGGGAAAGCTGA
- the ada gene encoding bifunctional DNA-binding transcriptional regulator/O6-methylguanine-DNA methyltransferase Ada produces MMPTPYSTDEARWEALVARDADADGAFFYAVKTTGVFCRPTCASRMPRRENVSFFDDPAAARAAGFRACKRCQPEREPREVEIVRRACAVLDASDRATLAELSAAVHVSPFHLQRLFKRVVGVSPRQYQAARRGAALRDALEGGAPVTRAAVDAGYQSSSRVYEAVPRELGMAPSAFRRKGAGLRIEYATASTPLGQVLVAATERGICKIAFGDAVASLVADLGDTFANAECVAAPERLAPFLAEIDAYLRGSSERIALPLDISATAFQQRVWEALQKIPYGETRSYAQIAEAVGSPRAVRAVASACASNPVALAIPCHRVIHKDGTATGYRWGTARKLALLAAEARHAAGEPAALSLDDAA; encoded by the coding sequence ATCATGCCCACCCCGTACTCGACCGACGAAGCCCGCTGGGAAGCCCTCGTCGCGCGCGACGCCGATGCCGACGGCGCTTTTTTCTATGCCGTGAAGACCACCGGCGTGTTCTGCCGCCCGACCTGCGCCTCGCGCATGCCGCGCCGCGAGAACGTCAGTTTCTTCGACGATCCGGCCGCCGCGCGTGCCGCCGGCTTTCGCGCCTGCAAGCGCTGCCAGCCCGAGCGCGAGCCGCGCGAGGTCGAGATCGTGCGGCGCGCCTGCGCGGTGCTCGACGCGAGCGATCGCGCCACGCTGGCCGAGTTGAGCGCGGCCGTGCATGTCAGCCCTTTCCACCTGCAGCGTCTGTTCAAGCGCGTGGTCGGCGTGTCGCCGCGCCAGTACCAGGCCGCGCGCCGCGGTGCTGCCTTGCGCGATGCGCTGGAAGGCGGCGCGCCGGTCACGCGAGCGGCCGTCGATGCCGGTTATCAGTCCTCGTCGCGCGTCTACGAGGCCGTGCCGCGCGAGCTCGGGATGGCGCCCTCGGCATTCCGGCGCAAGGGCGCGGGGCTGCGCATCGAGTACGCGACCGCGTCGACGCCGCTGGGCCAGGTGCTGGTCGCCGCGACCGAGCGCGGCATCTGCAAGATTGCGTTTGGCGATGCTGTAGCGTCGCTCGTCGCCGACCTGGGCGATACCTTCGCGAATGCCGAATGCGTGGCCGCGCCCGAGCGGCTCGCGCCCTTCCTCGCCGAGATCGATGCCTATCTGCGCGGTTCGAGCGAACGCATCGCCTTGCCGCTCGACATCAGCGCGACGGCGTTCCAGCAACGCGTGTGGGAAGCCCTGCAGAAGATCCCCTACGGCGAGACGCGCAGCTACGCGCAGATCGCCGAGGCGGTCGGTTCGCCGCGCGCGGTGCGTGCCGTCGCCAGCGCCTGTGCCTCGAATCCCGTGGCGCTGGCGATCCCCTGCCATCGCGTGATCCACAAGGACGGCACGGCGACGGGCTATCGCTGGGGCACGGCGCGCAAGCTCGCGCTGCTCGCGGCCGAGGCGCGGCACGCGGCGGGCGAGCCGGCCGCGCTGTCGCTCGACGACGCTGCATGA
- a CDS encoding VOC family protein — protein MKPPILGIDHVVLRVADMKAMARFYCEVIGCHIEKEQPDLGLVQLRAGHSLIDLLIENAPIDRADSGVPGAGRNMDHLCLRVEPFDAEALRAHLAAHGARPGEPAERYGADGYGQSIYLFDPEGNMVELKGPPRATAG, from the coding sequence ATGAAACCCCCGATACTCGGCATCGACCACGTGGTGCTGCGCGTGGCCGACATGAAGGCGATGGCGCGCTTCTACTGCGAGGTGATCGGCTGCCATATCGAGAAGGAACAGCCCGATCTCGGGCTGGTGCAGTTGCGCGCCGGCCATTCGCTGATCGACCTGCTGATCGAGAACGCGCCGATCGACCGCGCGGACAGCGGCGTGCCCGGCGCCGGCCGCAACATGGATCATCTGTGCCTGCGCGTCGAGCCCTTCGACGCCGAGGCGCTGCGCGCGCATCTCGCGGCGCATGGCGCCCGGCCGGGCGAGCCCGCCGAGCGCTATGGCGCGGACGGCTACGGGCAGTCGATCTATCTGTTCGACCCGGAAGGCAACATGGTGGAGCTGAAAGGACCGCCGCGCGCCACGGCCGGCTGA